The proteins below are encoded in one region of Sphingobium yanoikuyae:
- a CDS encoding NAD-dependent epimerase/dehydratase family protein: protein MTGATGFVGAETLDQALAAGLQVNALTRRAQPPRAHLKWVPGSLDDAAALDTLVRDADAVIHIAGVVNAPDREGFEAGNARGTMAVVDAMRKRGVRRLVHVSSLAAREPGMSDYGWSKELAERHVKASGLDWTIVRPPAIYGPNDQEMLELFRMAKRGIMLLPPGGRLSVIHVADLSRLLLTLACEKEQSQTRTYEADDATPGGWDHQEFGQAIGRAVGRNVRTFATPQWLLATAARLDRLVRGRNAKLTPDRVDYFCHPDWVVAKRKQPPKRLWTPQIPTEEGLKATVEAYRAKGWL from the coding sequence ATGACCGGCGCGACGGGTTTCGTCGGCGCCGAAACGCTCGATCAGGCGCTTGCCGCCGGTCTCCAGGTCAACGCCCTCACCCGCCGGGCGCAGCCACCCCGCGCCCATCTCAAATGGGTACCCGGCTCGCTCGACGATGCCGCCGCGCTCGACACGCTGGTGCGCGACGCCGATGCCGTGATCCATATCGCGGGCGTGGTGAACGCACCCGACCGCGAGGGGTTCGAGGCGGGCAATGCGCGCGGCACGATGGCGGTGGTCGACGCCATGCGCAAACGCGGCGTGCGCCGCCTCGTCCATGTCTCCTCGCTCGCCGCGCGCGAACCGGGCATGTCGGACTATGGCTGGTCGAAGGAACTGGCCGAACGCCATGTGAAGGCCAGTGGCCTCGACTGGACGATCGTGCGCCCGCCCGCCATCTATGGCCCCAATGACCAGGAGATGCTGGAGCTGTTCCGCATGGCCAAGCGCGGCATCATGCTGCTGCCGCCCGGCGGCCGGCTGTCGGTGATCCATGTCGCCGATCTGTCCCGCCTGTTGCTGACGCTCGCCTGCGAAAAGGAACAGAGCCAGACCCGCACCTATGAGGCGGACGATGCGACGCCCGGCGGCTGGGACCATCAGGAATTCGGCCAGGCGATCGGCCGGGCCGTGGGTCGCAATGTCCGCACCTTCGCGACGCCGCAATGGCTGCTGGCGACCGCCGCCCGGCTCGACCGGCTGGTGCGCGGCCGCAACGCCAAGCTGACCCCCGACCGGGTCGATTATTTCTGCCATCCCGACTGGGTCGTCGCCAAGCGCAAGCAGCCGCCCAAGCGGCTGTGGACGCCGCAGATCCCGACCGAGGAAGGGCTCAAGGCCACGGTCGAAGCCTATCGCGCCAAGGGCTGGCTGTAG
- the proB gene encoding glutamate 5-kinase, which yields MTDTLSGFPPALVRRLVIKIGSALLVDPAGEVRVDWLRTLVADVAARKAAGQQVIIVSSGAIALGARRLKLPKGGRGSLEDAQAAAATGQIALSQCWASLLHEKGITAAQMLVTLDDLEHRRRYLNASATLERLMALAVVPVVNENDSVATAEIRFGDNDRLAARIGQAARADAVVLLSDVDGLYTANPHADANAMLIERIERIDARIAAMADTGSASGMGSGGMVSKIQAAQIATGAGAHLAIISGKVDAPLSHWANGGRGSIFLAAESQGARKGWLSGRLTVLGRIIVDAGAEAALGKGNSLLPAGVARVEGVFARGDVVDILNQDGRVIARGLTEYDSEAAAKIAGRRSEDIPALLGEMSRTVLVHRDHMAMV from the coding sequence ATGACCGACACTCTGTCCGGCTTTCCCCCTGCCCTGGTCCGCCGCCTGGTCATCAAGATCGGGTCGGCGCTGCTGGTCGATCCGGCCGGGGAAGTGCGCGTCGACTGGCTGCGCACGCTGGTGGCCGATGTCGCCGCGCGCAAGGCGGCCGGGCAACAGGTCATCATCGTGTCGTCGGGCGCGATCGCGCTGGGCGCGCGCCGGCTGAAGCTGCCCAAGGGCGGGCGCGGCAGCCTGGAGGATGCGCAGGCGGCGGCCGCCACCGGCCAGATCGCCCTGTCGCAATGCTGGGCCAGCCTGCTGCATGAAAAGGGCATCACCGCCGCGCAGATGCTGGTGACGCTCGACGATCTGGAGCATCGCCGCCGCTATCTCAACGCCTCGGCCACGCTGGAGCGGCTGATGGCGCTCGCCGTCGTGCCGGTGGTGAACGAGAATGACAGCGTCGCCACGGCGGAGATCCGCTTCGGCGATAATGATCGCCTTGCGGCGCGCATCGGACAGGCGGCACGGGCCGACGCGGTTGTGCTGCTGTCGGACGTGGACGGGCTTTACACCGCCAACCCGCACGCCGATGCGAATGCCATGCTGATCGAGAGGATAGAGCGCATCGACGCGCGCATTGCCGCCATGGCCGACACCGGTTCGGCTTCGGGCATGGGATCGGGCGGCATGGTGTCGAAAATCCAGGCGGCCCAGATCGCCACCGGCGCCGGCGCCCATCTCGCCATCATTTCGGGCAAGGTCGACGCCCCGCTCAGCCATTGGGCCAATGGCGGCCGCGGCTCCATCTTCCTGGCCGCCGAAAGCCAGGGCGCGCGCAAGGGCTGGCTCTCGGGCCGCCTCACCGTGCTCGGCCGGATCATCGTCGATGCCGGCGCCGAAGCGGCGTTAGGCAAGGGCAACAGCCTGCTCCCTGCCGGCGTCGCGCGGGTCGAGGGTGTGTTCGCGCGCGGCGACGTGGTCGACATTCTCAATCAGGACGGCCGGGTGATCGCCCGTGGCCTCACCGAATATGACAGCGAGGCCGCCGCGAAGATCGCCGGCCGCCGCAGCGAGGACATTCCCGCCCTGCTCGGCGAAATGTCCCGCACCGTGCTGGTCCATCGCGATCATATGGCGATGGTCTGA